A region from the Deltaproteobacteria bacterium genome encodes:
- a CDS encoding caspase family protein — MVSSPNISAFKLALIVAFALLWTGPVAASQRVALVIGNSAYMRIAALDSPVNDATLMSAALRRVGFDVIDGTNLTKEAMESAIIDFGRRLRGAGPHAQGLFYYSGHGVQSRGVNYLIPLDAPITQESHLAIKAVPAWWVLDQMDDAQNRLNLVVLDACRNNPFKVGTDKNPIGRGGLQVIDAPTGTLIAYAAAPGKVAYDGRGVNSIYSPFTQAFVEAMELPDLQVEDVLKRVRKTVRERTENRQQPWWASSLEGRFAFRVGSANGVPDASEPTAAAPVSPDARTRDQGFVRPLVFDDADSRFWLKVRGNCALVDEYYRHYPNGRHISEYWERRRECAAAP; from the coding sequence ATGGTATCGTCGCCGAACATTTCAGCCTTCAAGCTCGCGTTGATCGTGGCATTCGCGCTGCTTTGGACTGGGCCCGTGGCCGCGTCCCAACGGGTCGCCCTGGTCATCGGCAACAGCGCGTACATGCGCATTGCCGCCCTCGACAGCCCCGTGAACGACGCGACCCTGATGTCGGCGGCCCTCCGAAGAGTCGGCTTCGACGTCATCGACGGGACCAACCTGACCAAGGAGGCGATGGAGTCGGCCATCATCGACTTCGGCCGGCGCCTGCGCGGGGCGGGACCCCACGCCCAGGGGCTGTTCTACTACTCCGGACACGGAGTTCAGTCGCGCGGCGTCAACTACCTGATCCCCCTGGATGCGCCCATCACCCAGGAAAGCCACCTCGCCATCAAGGCGGTGCCCGCGTGGTGGGTGCTGGACCAGATGGACGACGCGCAGAACCGGCTGAACCTCGTGGTGCTGGATGCCTGCCGCAACAATCCTTTCAAGGTCGGTACGGACAAGAACCCCATCGGTCGGGGCGGGTTGCAGGTGATCGACGCCCCCACCGGCACCTTGATCGCCTACGCCGCGGCGCCGGGCAAGGTTGCCTATGACGGGCGCGGGGTGAACTCGATCTACTCGCCGTTTACCCAGGCGTTTGTCGAGGCCATGGAACTTCCCGACCTGCAGGTGGAGGATGTCCTCAAGCGGGTGCGAAAGACCGTGCGGGAACGGACGGAGAACCGCCAGCAGCCGTGGTGGGCAAGCTCGCTGGAGGGGCGTTTCGCCTTTCGCGTCGGGTCCGCCAACGGAGTCCCGGACGCTTCGGAACCCACGGCCGCGGCGCCTGTTTCGCCCGACGCGCGGACGCGGGACCAAGGTTTCGTCAGGCCGCTGGTCTTCGACGACGCCGACAGCCGCTTCTGGCTGAAGGTCAGGGGAAACTGCGCCCTCGTGGACGAGTACTACAGGCACTATCCCAACGGCCGGCACATCTCCGAGTACTGGGAAAGACGACGCGAGTGCGCCGCCGCGCCGTAG
- a CDS encoding caspase family protein: MTLDRRVRCLWRAAVALLALLAAGGLGATTPAGVANAGEIVRSGEIAQGLTKGFRVTLPAIQFEFDSDRLTASAQTQLAELVKALGAESLQSRSFSIQGHTDNTGSEEYNRSLSLRRARAVKRRIVDATGIAAERLVEVGFGESLPIRGVPPEDPRNRRVEIVNLGVVTPPSASGKRALLIGVDAYRHLTGLLGAPVNDAREMRAFLIRQLGYHYEDVRLLLDADATRSRILGAIQDWLVDGTKPGDEVFLYFSGHGSQQRDSGGDEPDGRDETLVPADAALGGRGELAGTITDDEMAALLGRLAGRRVHVVLDSGHAGAAAGSPGEPMYVKSPRLPDGASDRVAATKSIGPSAGAGERESFLASIHPGVTVWAASRVGQPALVAREVSAWPGGSVDRGSVFTRLFLRGVDGGKADADMDGTVTVRELRRYLVDAANAYCQRHVADCAGGLTPQLFASAERLDEPVFASANAMGLSATASFVRELLARPRSHRPEPEEARAAGGRGRVRIEIRPSPMVLVGDEIEVVVESERAGTLVLLDVDTAGRLYQLFPNRLSVQAGVPKRIRAGERVALPGRQSGLRVQAIPPVGRGMLIAVVSEDSAALEELSSRHKDLLVISRPEAYVVELSEVLGVNGPAGEAGAALRDNWTVGQLEYEIVPRRR, from the coding sequence ATGACGCTCGACAGGCGTGTGCGTTGCCTTTGGAGAGCCGCTGTCGCGCTCTTGGCATTGCTCGCGGCCGGCGGTCTCGGCGCGACAACGCCGGCGGGGGTTGCGAACGCGGGTGAGATCGTCCGTTCCGGCGAGATTGCGCAGGGCCTCACCAAGGGTTTCCGGGTCACCTTGCCGGCGATCCAGTTCGAGTTCGACTCCGACCGCCTGACCGCCAGCGCGCAAACACAGTTGGCCGAGCTGGTGAAGGCGTTGGGCGCGGAATCTCTCCAGTCCCGTTCATTCTCCATCCAGGGGCACACCGACAACACCGGGAGCGAGGAGTACAACAGGAGCCTGTCGCTGCGCCGGGCGCGCGCCGTGAAGCGCCGTATCGTCGACGCCACCGGAATCGCCGCCGAGCGGTTGGTGGAGGTGGGTTTCGGGGAGAGCCTGCCCATCCGCGGAGTCCCGCCCGAGGACCCACGCAACCGCAGGGTCGAGATCGTGAACCTCGGCGTGGTCACGCCGCCGAGCGCCTCGGGGAAACGCGCCCTGTTGATCGGCGTGGATGCCTACCGGCACCTCACGGGTCTGCTCGGGGCGCCGGTGAACGACGCCCGGGAGATGCGGGCGTTTCTGATCCGCCAACTCGGGTACCACTACGAGGACGTCAGGCTGCTCCTGGACGCCGACGCCACGCGGAGCCGTATTCTGGGCGCGATCCAGGACTGGCTGGTGGACGGCACCAAGCCTGGTGACGAGGTCTTTCTCTACTTCAGCGGGCACGGATCCCAGCAGCGCGACTCCGGCGGCGACGAACCCGACGGGCGTGACGAGACGCTGGTGCCGGCGGACGCCGCCTTGGGCGGCCGTGGGGAACTCGCGGGCACGATCACGGACGACGAGATGGCGGCGCTGCTCGGCCGCCTCGCGGGACGTCGAGTGCACGTCGTGCTCGATTCCGGCCACGCGGGCGCGGCGGCCGGAAGCCCGGGCGAACCCATGTACGTAAAGTCTCCCCGACTCCCGGACGGAGCGTCGGACCGGGTCGCCGCGACCAAGAGCATCGGCCCTTCCGCGGGAGCGGGGGAGCGCGAGTCGTTTCTCGCCTCCATCCATCCGGGCGTGACGGTATGGGCCGCGTCGCGGGTGGGCCAGCCGGCGCTGGTGGCCCGGGAAGTATCGGCATGGCCCGGCGGCAGCGTCGACCGGGGCAGTGTCTTTACGCGGTTGTTCCTGAGGGGCGTCGACGGAGGCAAGGCCGACGCGGACATGGACGGCACGGTGACGGTGCGGGAGTTGCGCCGATACCTCGTGGACGCGGCCAACGCGTATTGCCAACGGCATGTCGCCGACTGTGCGGGAGGGCTGACGCCGCAGCTCTTCGCCTCGGCGGAGCGCCTCGACGAGCCGGTGTTCGCCTCGGCGAACGCCATGGGCTTGTCCGCCACCGCCAGCTTCGTCAGGGAACTGCTGGCGCGGCCCCGGTCCCATCGGCCGGAGCCCGAAGAAGCGCGGGCCGCCGGCGGGCGGGGGCGCGTCCGGATCGAGATCCGGCCCAGTCCCATGGTCCTCGTCGGCGACGAGATCGAAGTGGTCGTGGAGAGCGAGCGGGCCGGGACCCTGGTGCTGCTGGACGTGGATACGGCCGGACGCCTGTACCAGCTCTTCCCGAATCGCTTGAGCGTGCAGGCCGGCGTGCCGAAGAGAATCCGCGCGGGCGAGCGTGTGGCCCTGCCGGGCAGACAATCCGGGTTGCGCGTCCAGGCGATACCGCCCGTCGGCCGGGGCATGCTGATCGCCGTGGTCTCGGAGGACAGCGCCGCGCTTGAAGAGTTGTCTTCACGGCACAAGGACCTGTTGGTCATCTCCAGACCGGAGGCCTACGTGGTGGAGCTCTCCGAAGTGCTGGGCGTCAACGGCCCCGCCGGAGAGGCCGGCGCGGCGCTCCGCGACAACTGGACGGTGGGCCAACTCGAATACGAGATCGTCCCGCGGCGTCGTTGA
- a CDS encoding antibiotic biosynthesis monooxygenase, whose amino-acid sequence MTYKNAACCRIAVAVSVAHFPWGQYAGNRYQQAGGEGREGGLGMSIVRLIHVNVDPGQAADAERIWKEDCAPRMTGQQGCNSEQLLKCIDSPGEYISYSEWDTQADIDRYRKSEDHQAIQSHARSLQGARAVVKRYEPID is encoded by the coding sequence GTGACATACAAGAACGCTGCTTGTTGCCGCATCGCCGTGGCGGTTTCTGTTGCCCATTTCCCGTGGGGTCAGTATGCTGGTAACCGTTATCAACAAGCTGGCGGTGAAGGGCGAGAAGGAGGACTCGGAATGTCTATTGTGCGTTTGATACATGTCAATGTCGACCCCGGTCAGGCCGCGGATGCGGAACGCATCTGGAAGGAGGATTGCGCACCGCGCATGACCGGGCAGCAAGGTTGCAACTCCGAGCAGTTGCTCAAGTGCATCGATAGTCCGGGGGAATATATTTCCTACTCGGAATGGGATACCCAGGCGGACATCGATCGCTACCGCAAAAGCGAGGATCACCAAGCCATCCAGTCGCACGCGCGCTCTCTCCAAGGCGCGCGCGCCGTGGTAAAGCGGTACGAGCCCATCGACTGA